One genomic region from Amycolatopsis sp. FBCC-B4732 encodes:
- a CDS encoding PadR family transcriptional regulator, translating to MSVSHTLLALLESGPRHGYDLKRAYDEQFGQDRPLAYGQVYSTLSRLLRNGMVEVAGVESGEGPERKRYTITDAGVTDVETWLRTPENPQPYLQNTLYTKVVLALLSGRSATDVLDVQRSEHLNVMRSLTKRKNEGDLADQLICDHALFHLEADLRWLELTAARLGELEKAVR from the coding sequence ATGTCGGTCTCGCACACCTTGCTCGCGTTGCTCGAATCGGGCCCGCGGCACGGCTACGACCTGAAGCGGGCGTACGACGAGCAGTTCGGGCAGGACCGCCCGCTTGCTTACGGCCAGGTCTATTCGACGTTGTCCCGGCTGCTGCGCAACGGCATGGTCGAGGTGGCGGGCGTCGAAAGCGGCGAAGGGCCGGAGCGGAAGCGCTACACGATCACCGACGCGGGGGTCACCGACGTCGAGACGTGGTTGCGGACTCCGGAGAACCCGCAACCGTACCTGCAGAACACGCTCTACACGAAGGTGGTGCTCGCGTTGCTGTCCGGCCGCAGCGCGACCGACGTGCTCGACGTGCAGCGCAGCGAGCACCTGAACGTGATGCGTTCGCTGACCAAACGCAAGAACGAGGGCGATCTCGCCGATCAGCTGATCTGCGACCACGCGCTCTTCCACCTCGAGGCGGACCTGCGGTGGCTGGAGCTCACCGCCGCGCGCCTCGGCGAACTCGAGAAGGCGGTGCGCTGA
- a CDS encoding ABC transporter ATP-binding protein, whose amino-acid sequence MTTPGTPLLAGNGLHKSFGRTQALDGAALSVSAGEVLAIMGASGSGKSTLLHCLAGILRPDAGTVGYGGADLVAMDDKARSALRRTEFGFVFQFGQLVPELSCLENVALPLRLTGSRRKQAEAKAAEWLARLEVDGLAKRRPGDVSGGQAQRVAVARALVTGPKVVFADEPTGALDSLNGEKVMQMLTTAARETHAAVVLVTHEPRVAAYSDREVTVRDGQTVDRELVA is encoded by the coding sequence ATGACCACGCCCGGAACGCCGTTGCTCGCCGGCAACGGACTGCACAAGTCGTTCGGCCGCACACAGGCGCTCGACGGGGCGGCGCTGTCCGTCTCGGCCGGGGAAGTGCTCGCGATCATGGGCGCGTCCGGGTCCGGCAAGTCGACGTTGCTGCACTGTCTCGCCGGCATCCTCCGGCCGGACGCGGGAACCGTCGGCTACGGCGGCGCCGACCTCGTCGCGATGGACGACAAGGCACGAAGTGCGCTGCGGCGCACCGAGTTCGGCTTCGTGTTCCAGTTCGGCCAGCTCGTGCCGGAGCTGTCCTGTTTGGAGAACGTCGCGCTTCCGCTGCGGCTCACGGGCAGCAGGCGGAAGCAGGCCGAGGCGAAGGCAGCCGAATGGCTTGCGCGGCTGGAGGTCGACGGACTGGCGAAGCGCCGTCCCGGCGACGTGTCCGGCGGGCAGGCGCAGCGGGTCGCGGTGGCGCGGGCGCTGGTGACCGGGCCGAAGGTGGTCTTCGCGGACGAGCCGACCGGCGCGCTCGACTCGCTCAACGGCGAGAAGGTCATGCAGATGCTCACGACCGCGGCGCGGGAAACGCACGCCGCGGTGGTGCTGGTGACCCACGAGCCGCGGGTCGCGGCTTACTCGGACCGGGAGGTCACGGTGCGGGACGGGCAGACGGTCGACCGGGAGCTGGTCGCGTGA